The sequence below is a genomic window from Anaerocolumna chitinilytica.
TTTAATAACCAGTTATGAGGATGCAGTAAAGTATATAGGAAGAAAAGAAGATAAAAACCGTAAAATATACAATGGAATGCTTAAGACCTATTTCTATCAATTCATGGGTCCCCGCCCTCCCAAAAAGGATTCTACGGCTGCAAATCAAGAAGTAAAGTAAATGAAACAGTAAAGTAAATGAAGCAGTGAACTAAAGTTTGAAGCAGTGAAGTAAAATATAAAGTAGTGAAGTAAATATATATAGAAAAGAAATACCTAAATTAATATCTTATACTGAGGCTGTTGTCATGCTAATAAATAATTAGTTTGATAACAGCTTCTTTTATAATAAAAAAAGTAGGTATTGACGTTGACCTTAGGTAAAGACGTATAATATTTCTAGATGAATTCATTAATAAGCTAGCTTTATAATTGTTAGAAATAATACTATTATTCTGATAAAACTATCTAAATATCAGGAAAGGAAAATGCAATGGAAGACTTAATAAGCATCTCAGAGGTCTGTAAGAGATATCAGATTACTTCAAGAACTCTTCGGTTTTACGAAAAGGAAGGGCTGATAAATAGCCACCGGGAAAGAGAAACTCTACCTAGAAAATATGCTCCCGAAGAAGTGGAGAAGCTTCGTAAAATATTGATTATGCGCTCTCTTAACCTTTCTATTAAGGATATTAAGGAACTCTTTCTAAGTGACCAGGATATTTCTGTAGCAATTCGTTCTAAAATTGTGGTAATCAGAACAGAGCTGGATAATAAAGAAAGGCAGCTTCGTAATCTGGAGCGGGCGGTTACACTCTTGACGGAAAAGCAGGATATCTTTCAGGAACAGGATATTCCGGAAATGGAAAGCCGGCAATTAGACATAGCTGTCAGAGCAACTGAACTGCTGCTTGATAAGCAATATGATGAATTTACTGAGTTATTTCCGGAAAGTTCCAGAAAATACCTTACTGCTGGATTTTTGGATGCCTTCAATGAGGACATGAAATTAATAAACGGAGAATTATATAAAATAAAGGAATGTTTCCAGGTAGATGATTCAATTCATGTATACATCCAGGGGACAGAAAACACTTTACTGATAAAGTATATATTTCATGATGCCTTTATTTCAGCATTTACTTTTCATACTTTAATGTTTGACTGCAGAATGTAGTAGCTTATTAAATGAAGAAAGGACTGTTCCTGAACAAGGACAGTGGAGGAAGAAGCAGTGGGTTCTTATAAGAAACAATTTTATGTAAAAAACAGGCTGAATTTCATTCTTACCATATTGACCTGTGTATTTGCTACCGCTCTTAATATTGCTACCGCTTTTATATTAAAACTTTTGATGGATGTGACAACAGGTGATTCCCTAAAAGACTTAGAGAAGATAATCATCTGCAGTATTCTTTATATAGCAGTGGCTGTTTTGGTATTGCTTCTGAAACGTCATTATTATAATAACTATATGAAACATGCTATGGTAAGGTTTAAGAATTATGCGTTCTCAAAGCTTCTGGGAAAAAGCATTAACTCTTTTGACAGACAGGTAACAGGAAAATACATATCAATTTTTACTAACGATATGGCTTCTATTGAAACAAATTATGTAGAAGCAAATCTAAAAATAACAACACAGATTCTAAGTTTTCTTGGCGGGCTTGCAGCCATGGCATACCTGAACTGGTTATTGATGCTTTGTGTTCTTGTAATCAGTATGCTTCCAATCCTGGTTTCATTGGTATTCGGTAAATCTATGGAAGAAAAAGTTCGCATTGCGTCTGCTAGAAATGAAGGATTTGTTTCCATGGTGAAAGACATACTGACGGGTTTTTCCGTTGTAAAAAGCTTTCGGGCAGAAAAAGAAATCTTAGGCCTTTATAAAGAACAGAATATAGAAGTAGAGACTGCTAAGAATAATAAGCGCAGAACGTCCGATTTTATTAATATATTATCGTCCTCCTCTTCCATGGTTGTGGAATTTACAACTTTTGGCCTGGGAGCTTATCTTGCAATTAAACATATTATAACTGCGGGTACGGTAATTGCCTTTATACAGCTGTTAAATTACGTGCTTGGTCCGGTGGGGACCCTGGGACCGCTCTTTACTGAAAGGAAAGCAGCAAAGAGTTTGATTGACAAGATTGAAAATGCAACAGATACAATTGAGGGTGAAGGAGCTGCCGATGAAAAAGAAAGCTTCGAGAATTCTATCTCTTTTCAGAATGTGACCTTTAGTTATGAAAAGGAACAGAAGGTTTTAAATTCTATTAATCTGACCATTGATAAAGGAGAAAGCTGCGTAATAGTTGGCGCCAGCGGAAGCGGTAAATCCACATTGGTTAATTTACTGCTGGGATATCATAATGATTACGAAGGAGAGATCTGTATTGATGGAAAGAACCTTAAATGCCTTGCGAATAGCTCCCTTTATAATCTCTTCTCTGTAATTCAGCAGAATGTATTTATCTTTGACGGTACAATAAAGGATAATATAACGATGTATAAATTCTTTGAACCGACAGCCGTAGCTGAAGTTATAGAGAAGTCTGGGCTTGAGAAATTAATAATGGAAAAAGGCGAAGATTACAAATGCGGTGAAAATGGCAGCTTCTTATCCGGCGGTGAAAAACAGCGTATATCCATTGCCAGAAGCCTGCTTCGCAAAACCCCTATTCTAATTATGGATGAGGCTACATCAGCTTTGGATCTGAAAACTGCCTGGCTGGTAGAAGAGGAAATCTCAAGATTAAAAGACCTGACACGTATTGTTATATCACACAGAATGGATGAAGGTAACCTTAGACTATATGATAAGATTATTGCTTTAAATAATGGACAGATTACAGAAATTGGAGACTTCGACCAGCTAATGGAGAAAAAAGGTTATTTTTACTCCCTGTTTCAGGTAGCAAAATCAGCTTAAACGAAGTTATTTGAATCTGGTACTAATTATCCAGAAGAGTTAAATTACATAAAACCCGGTATCTATAAGGACAAAGGAATACAGGAAATATGTAGGATTATTTTGTATATTGTAGAATAATAGGATGCATAGTATAATCTTCCTAACAGGGGGATTATACTATGGGAGAGAAAGCGCTTAAGAATTTAGCGGTTTTTACGTTTGTTCTGATGTTGTCTGTGCTGATGCTTTCAATGGTTATAACAGATAGCTTGGAGGGGAGAGGAAAAGCTTCTGCATCGGAGGAAGCCTGGACAACAAATTACGAACATAATAATAAGAGTAAGGGCTACTTATCCACTGCCAATGAATTAAAAGAGAGTTTGGGAGAAAAATATATTGTAATTGAAAATACGGGAAATACTGCATCTGATAGCCTAACTGAGGATTATATGAACAGAAAGATTACGCTGTCCATAAAAGGATTAAAGGATGAGAGTCTTACGGAGAAAGGAATTGTAAGAATAAACCAGGATATGTCCTATCAGGGGATTCCGGGGTTAAAGGAAGCAGCAGATGGTGAATATCTAATACCCGAGAGTTTATCTGCAAACGGAGAGGTTTCCGTCTATGGAGCAGTTCCGGAGTCACTGAAAACGGATCCGGTAAATAACTTAACGATTACTTATAAGAAAGTTTCAGACAAGGAATATGAAGCAGATATCTGCTTTACTCTGGATCATGTCTACGCACCGGTTTTGCAGCAGGAAGATGGAAATATCTATATTGCCTTAAAGGAACCGGCTAGTGTTTATGATAACATAGTGGTTCTTGATGCAGGGCATGGCGGAAAAGATCCGGGTGCTAAAACAGCTGATAACTCTTCCTATGAAAAAAGCATTAATCTAAAAATACTTCTGGAATTAAAAGAGTTACTTGACCGTGAGAATATTAAGGTATATTATACCAGAACAGGGGATGATACCGTATTCTTAAATCCAAGAGTGAATCTCGCTAATGATGTAAAGGCTGATTTGTTTTTAAGTATACATTGTAATTCCAGTGAATCCTCTATACCAAGAGGTGTTGAGGTATTATATAAAAGTGAAGGGCAGCAGGGGGAATTCACTTCTGAAAAACTTGCTCGTATTGCCTTGGATCAGTTGAAGGGAATAACCGGATATGTAAACAGAGGCCTGGTAACCGGAGATGAGATACTGATAATACACAAATCTCAGGTGCCTGTAGCATTAATCGAGACTGGTTTTGTCTCAAATGCAGAAGAGCTTGGTTTCTTAAAATCCAAGGAGAAAGAGAAAGAAATTGCGGAAGCTGTTGTACAGGTAATTAAAAAGGCCCTCGGAGAAATCAATAAAGTAAAAACTACAAACTGACAGAATATATTTACGAAAGGTGTTATGTGGAAATTAAGAAACAATTTCCACACTCTATTTAGGCAGTTTCGTAAGTAGAACTTACGAAATGCATACGGAGATTAAGTTGAAAAACAAAAAGACTGTTTTTCAACTACAGATTCAGGAATATTCAATCTTTGATTGAATATTCACGAAAGGAGAAAAATGAACAGAATAATATTTGCTACGGGCAATGAAGGTAAAATGAAAGAAATCAGAATGATATTAGCAGATTTGGATTACCAGGTACTATCCATGAAAGAGGCAGGAATAGACATTGATATCGTGGAAGACGGTACGACTTTTGAAGAAAATGCAATTATAAAAGCCAGAACGATAATGGAAATGACAGGAGAAATTGCCCTGGCAGACGATTCTGGACTTGAAGTTGATGCTATGGATAAAGCACCGGGGGTATATTCCGCCAGATTTATGGGTGAGAATACTTCCTATGATATAAAAAATAAGTATATACTGGATCAGGTAAAGGGACTTCCTTTAGAAAAGAGAAGTGCAAGATTCGTATGTGTAATTGCTTGTGCTTTTCCGGACGGAAGGATCTTTACTACGAAAGGCATTTTTGAAGGCTTTATTGGTGAAGACATTGCCGGTGAAAATGGATTTGGTTATGATCCTATATTCTGGCTGCCGGAGTTTGGCTGTACTTCAGCGGAATTATCACCGGAGGACAAAAATGTGGTAAGTCATCGAGGCAAGGCACTTAACAGTATGAAAGAGAAATTAAAAGAATTGTTGTAAAAATACATTAGAAAGGCAATGTGGAAAAACAAAATAACTTTATGAAGATACTGATTGTAAGCGATTCTCACGGAAGGGTTACTAATCTTGAGAAAGTAATTCAAAAAGTAAGTCCTATTGACCTGATGCTTCATTTGGGGGACTTTGAAAGCGGCGAGGATTATATCGAAGCATTGGCAGATTGTCCTGTTGAATTTATTGCCGGAAACAATGATTTTTTCGCAGATGTACCAAGGGATAAAACCATTGTACTTGGAAAGTATACGATTTTTATGACTCATGGGCACCGTTATGGTGTCAACTTTGGTACGGGCAGGATAAAGGAGGCAGCTTCCCAACTGGGGGCGGATATTGTATTATATGGGCATACCCATAAACCGGTGATAGACCTTAGCTCCGGAGTATGGGCGGTAAATCCGGGTAGTATAAGTCAGCCAAGGCAGGAGAATGGTAAACCTTCCTATATCATAATGGAAATCGATGATAAGGGTATCGCACATTTTACCCTCAATTATCTCTCGTAGAATTTGTTGATAATAAGGAAAGAATAATTTTCACATATGTTTTAATAAGGCATAATTCTCAGTCTAAACAAGAGTATTTTGTTGAATGGCATAACTGTGAGAATGAATTAAAATAAGATACAATAAGGCCCAAAATCTGCCAAGACAAGGCATTGTAGAAAAATTTGAAAAAGTTTAAAAAGTTGTTGACAATTGAAAGGCTCTATTATATAATAATTCTTGCGTCACGAGAGCCGCATAAAATAAGGCCAAAACGGGGTGTGGCTCAGCTTGGCTAGAGTGCTTGATTTGGGATCAAGAGGTCGCAGGTTCAAATCCTGTCACCCCGATTTTAAAAGTGACAAAAGATAAAATTTCATATGCGGGTGTAGTTCAATGGTAGAACACTAGCCTTCCAAGCTAGATACGTGGGTTCGATTCCCATCACCCGCTTGGTGTACATTTGTACATCGTTTGTGTGCTAGTAGCTCAGTTGGATAGAGCAATGGCCTTCTAAGCCATGTGTCGGGGGTTCGAATCCCTTCTGGCACATTTTATCTTGTCTAGGTATATGCACAACAGTGTAACAAGACAGCGATGTTGTGTTTACAATATGGACAAGATAAGGTGTTATTGTTTGTGGTGGGTATAGCGCAGTTGGTTAGCGCGCCAGATTGTGGCTCTGGAGGCCAAGGGTTCGAATCCCTTTATCCACCTTGGTAATAGTACCATTGGGCTGTCGCCAAGCGGTAAGGCACAGGACTTTGACTCCTGCAGTCGCTGGTTCAAATCCAGCCAGCCCAGTCAGCCATTCTTAGCTGAAATGAGGGCACCTGCCGCAGGTGATAAAAAACAGTTGGGATATTAGCTCAGTCGGTAGAGCACTTGACTTTTAATCAAGGTGTCCCGGGTTCGAATCCCGGATGTCTCATTGGTAATAAAAATTAAGCGGATGTGGCGGAATTGGCAGACGCGCTAGACTTAGGATCTAGTGGGATACCGTGCAGGTTCAAGTCCTGTCATCCGCATTAAAAGAAATATTAAAATAGCCAAAAACATAATTGTTTTTGGCTATTTTAGTCTCAACATTTATGTATTATTAAGTTTCATCAGTTGGACTTTCGGCTCTTTGTCAATGATGGGGGTGGGATTCATTTGAATCCCACTCCATCACTGAGTTTAGAGCTATTTTAATGTACTGGTCTATAATCCATGTTTTAGGGCATGAGAAATAAACCTCCTGCCGTCTTCTTTTTATTTAGATAGAACTATGTATAATCCTTGTACGGAACCTCTCGAAATTCTTCATGCCAAAAGATACCCTTTTTAATACTTTTATCTTGTTATTATACCCTTCTGTAGGTCCGTTGGTATATTTGTACTTAAAGGCATTCAAAATACCTTGTGACCAATTCCGATAAGTCTTCGCACAGGCTTCAAATTCGGGAATACCTGATTTTTCAGCTGTCTTCACCCATTCCCAGAATCCTTCCCGTTGATACTTATACTTCTCGCTCTGGCAGATTTCATAAAACCATTCCTTAAGTCGGTGGGCAGTCCTCAGATCATCATTATAAAGTAGCATCAGATCGCAAGCCTTCTTGTTCTCCTCTTTTAGTTTATTATATCTTGTAAGTATCAGCTTCCGGCTTCTCTTGTAGTACCTGCGCAAATTCGAAGGCATCTTCTTTTGAAGGCGTTTTCTTACATTTTCAATCGCCCAAGTAACATATCGAATGAAGTGATATTTGTCAATTATAATAGTTGCATTAGGAAAATAGGCTTTCGCCAAGTCTACATACGGTTCCCACATATCACAGATAAAGAACTTCACTCGATACCTTTGGGTGCGGTTCCATGTACGGAAATAGGCGGATAAATGCTTCTGAGTTCTGTCAGGTAGAATATCAAGAATACGATGTTTCTTTGCATCTACCAGAATACACTGGAACTTTCCAGCATCCGTATTACCTTTAAACTCATCAATTGAGATGCACTCAGGAACAGAAGGGGAGGAGTAGTTGATGGTATCCAATAACCGGGAAACGGTACTAACGGAAACATTCGTATCAACAGCAACGGACTTCATGCTGCGTAGATTCCTGAGTAGGTCGATGATTTTATAAGACAATCTAAGGGTACGCCTTTTGTAAGGAGCGAGAAAAGTATATTTCTCGAGGAACCTTTTCCCGCAACTACAGGAATAACGTCTCTTTCTCAACACCAAATAAGTGTGCTTAAGCTGAAATGGGAGGTCCTTAATTGTCTGAGAGCGGTAATCATGAATGCGTTTTGTCTGTTTGCCACAATGAGGACAGATCTGTGTCGATGGCTTTGTTTCGATATAAATACGGACAAAAGAGTCAGCTTGAATTACATTTTTAATTAAAATATCTTCTAATCCTAAAAGTTTTCTGGTACAATTAGAATGCATTGAGAGATCCTCCTTTGAAAGTGGTTGTTTGGTAGACGGCATTTTCGAGGGAGGTTTCTTTTATTATAAAACATAAAAATAAAAGTTGGAATGTGTTTTATTTACACACCCCAACATTTATTATAGAACCGGACTTTCAAGGATGTTTTTTTCCTGTCTTTTATCTGATTTTTTCTCTGAGAATTTCTTTTCTACCTTTTTTTCTGAGAATTTCTTTTCAGCCTTTTTTTCTAACGATTTCTTTTCAGTCTTTTTCTCTGGCAATTTCTTTTCGGTCTTTTTCTCTGAGGATTTCTTTTCAGCCTTTTTCTCTAAAGTTTTCTTTTCAGCCTTTTTCTCTGAGGATTTCTTTCCAGTCTCTTTCTCTGAGGATTTTATTTCGGCCTTTTTCTCTGAAAGCTCCTTTTCAGTACTTTCCTCTGAAAGCTTCTTCTCCATCCTTTTCTCTGAGATCTTTTTCTCCGCTTTTTTCTCTAACAGCTTTTTTTCCGCTTTTATTTCTGAAGTTTTCTTCTCAGCTTTTTTCTCCTGCCTTCTTTTCTCGGCTTTTGTCACTGCTAATAAGCTTTCGGCCTCATCCTCATGTAATATAGATTTCTTTGATGAAAACTTTTTTGTCTTCTCGGTAGTTTCCGGTGAAGGAGGGGTCTTCTTGCGTTTCCCGGTATCTCTGGCAACGGCAATATAAAACATTTGAATGCGAAGTTTATTTTCATCATATATATCCATGCTCTTGTACAAATCTTTATAATAATCAAAGAGTATACCTTTTGTGCGTATCGTCTGGCGAAGATTGACCTGGGTCGCTACAAGGCTGCCTTTGGTTTTAACATAGTAATAAACCGGAGTTTTAATCACATAGACATCTTTAACATATTGCAGGTATTCAAGATTAAAGAGGAAATCTTCGCACCAGTTTAAATCCCTGTTGCATTTTAGCTTATGAGACTTAATGATGTCAGTCCGGAAAAATTTATTCCACATAACCCCATAATAAAAATTGGCTGGTGCTTTCATCATAAATTCTGCAAATTGTCTTCGGCTTACAAGACCTTCTTCCGGTATATGGCCCTTAATATATATTTTGTGGTTTACCACCCGGTGATAGTCTGTTATGACCATATCACAATTATAGGTTTCAGCAGTACTAACAAATGTCTGTGTAGCATCCTTGGTAATCCAGTCATCACTATCTACAAATTGCAGATATTTACCCCGGGCATTCTTTATTCCAAGATTGCGGCTGTCACTTACACCTGAATTCCCCTTATTGAGTATATGAAAGCGTGGATCACTGTCTCGGAATTTCTTAAGAACCTTCATACTGTGATCTTTGCTCCCATCATTTACAACGAGCACTTCTATATTCTTGTAGGTCTGATTGCGGATACTGGTTAGACAGCGTTCAATTGTTTGTTCTCCGTTATATAATGGTACAATAATACTGACCAGCGGTTCCCCCATAATAATTACCCTTTCTCATAAAATATTTAAATAGCTGAGATAATAGAAATATCTGTTAATTTCCAGGATGATTTCATTATAACATTTCTTTCTATACATTTCTATCGGTATTCCATTGGAGTTTAAAGTAGTACAGGAAGAAAGATTTTTAACAAGAAATAACAGTAAGAAAAATCTTCATTAGGAACATATTTACAGTACAAATAAGCTGTCAATATAAGTGCCATAAATGCCTCTTATAAATAAGCATAAGCATGAATAAAAATTAAAAATATTTTGCGAAAAGCAGTAAAAACAGCGTGTTTTCCATTGCATGAGAAGATATTTTGTGATAGACTGACACAAATGACAGTGCAAAGGAGGTAACTCTCTTGAAACCTTACAAAGAGATGTCCAGAGAAGAATTACTGGAGTTAAGAGACAATTTAAAGAAACAGTATAAAGCAATGAGAGGACTTAATTTAAGTCTTGATATGTCAAGAGGCAAGCCTTGCATAGAGCAGTTAGATATTTCCATGGATTTGATGGATATTTTAAATAGTTCCTCCGACCTTACCTGTGATGACGGGATGGATTGCCGTAATTACGGAATTCTTGATGGTCTTCCTGAGGCAAAAAAACTTATTGGTGATATGATAGAGGTTCCGGCTGAGAATCTGATTATATATGGTAACTCCAGTTTAAATATTATGTATGATGCTATTTCCAGATCCATGACTCATGGTGTTATGGGCAGCACCCCCTGGTGCAAGCTGGAAAAAGTGAAGTTCTTATGTCCCGTGCCTGGTTATGACAGGCATTTTGCAATTACGGAATACTTTGGAATAGAGATGATTAATATACCCATGACGGCTGAAGGTCCGGATATGGATCTGGTGGAGAAGTATGTGTCTGAGGATGAGGCAGTAAAGGGTATCTGGTGTGTGCCAAAGTACTCTAATCCACAGGGGATTACTTATTCTGACAGTGTGGTGAAGCGATTTGCCAGGCTAAAGCCTGCTGCGAAGGATTTTCGCATTTACTGGGATAACGCCTATAGCATGCATCATTTATACGAGGATGAGCAGGACAATATCTTAGAAATCTTAGAGGAATGCAAAAAAGCCGGTAATCCGGATATAGTATATAAATTTTCCTCTACTTCAAAGATAAGCTTCCCAGGTTCCGGTGTTGCTGCCATAGCAACCTCACCCAACAATCTGGTAGATATTAAGAAACAATTAGGAATTCAGACCATTGGCCATGATAAAGTAAACCAATTGCGCCATGTCAGATACTATAAAGATATTAATGGTATTATCAGCCATATGAAGAAACACGCGGATATTTTAAGACCAAAATTCGAAGCAGTGCTGAACATTTTGGAAACAGAGCTTAACGGGCTTGAGATAGGTACATGGTATAAACCCAAGGGTGGATATTTCATTTCCTTTGACACAATAGATGGTTGTGCGAAAGCAGTAGTAGAGAGGGCTCAAAAGGCAGGAGTAAAGTTAACTTCTGCAGGGGCGACTTATCCATATGGAAAGGACCCCCATGACAGTAATATACGTATTGCACCTTCTTTTCCTCCGGATAAGGATCTAAAGACTGCCATGGAGCTGTTTACACTATGTGTTAAGCTTGTTAGTGCCGATAAATACCTGGCTATGCTCGAGGAAAGAGCATAGAATACTCCTTCAGATTATGGTTCAACAATATCCCAAAGGAGGGAGTTGTATGTATTTCTAATACATTCAACTCTCTTCTTTATGGGAATACAGGATTTACCTTTCTTCTGATACATATGCTTCTGGCATCATGTTATAAATTTTGTTGTGTGAATAAAAATCATGCAACGGACAAGTTCCCTAAATATTGTTCTATAGGACAAGCGTTGAAATCAAGCCTATGGACACTACAAATTTCTCAGGAGGATTTTTTTATGAAAAAAGTGGTTACATTATTGCTGGTAATGGCAATGGTAGTCGGAATGATGACTGGATGCGGTAAAGCTGACAAAAGCTCCGGATCTTCATCAGAGACAGCAAAGGGTATTGATAAGTCTAAAATCAAAGTAGGTATTATCTACATTGGTGATGAGAATGAAGGCTATACAGCAGCTCATATGGCTGGTATTAAGGCTATGATAGAAAATCTTGGTTTATCAAAGGACCAGGTTATAGAGAAAACGAATATCGGTGAAGATGAAGCTTGTTATGACGCTGCAGTGGATCTGGCAGATCAGGGCTGCAACATCATATTTGCCAACAGCTTTGGACACGAGACATACTTAATGCAGGCAGCAGCTGATTACCCGAATGTTCAGTTCTGTCATGCTACCGGTTATCAGGCTAAGTCCTCAAAACTTGCAAATATGCATAACTACTTTACAGCAGTTTATGAATCCCGTTATGTATCCGGTGTGGTAGCAGGCCTTAAGTTACAGGACATGATTAAAAACGGAACCATTACAGAAGACCAGGCTAAGATGGGCTATGTCGGCGCTTATCCTTATGCAGAAGTAGTATCCGGTTATACCGCTTTTTACCTTGGCGCTAAGAGTGTTGTTCCTTCCGTTACAATGGAAGTAAAATATACCAACAGCTGGGGTGATATGGCAACTGAAAATGAAGTTGCAAAACAGCTGATTGCTGATAACTGTGTATTAATCAGCCAGCATGCTGATACCACCGGTGCTCCGACTGCCTGTGAAGAAGCAAAAGTTCCTTGCGTTGGTTACAATGTTGATATGACTTCTGTTGCTCCTAATACCGCATTAACCTCTGCCACTATTAACTGGGCACCTTATTATACTTATGCAGTGAAGTCAATAATTGACGGAACAGCAATTACAACTGATTGGAGTCAGGGCTATGCAGACGGAGCAGTTGGTATCTCTCCTTTGAATGACAAGGTAGTTGCTCCCGGAACTGCTGATGAAGTTGCTAAGGTAGAAGCATCCTTAAAAGATGGTTCCCTTAAGGTATTTGATACCAGTAAGTTCACTGTGAAAGGTTCCAAGATCGAGGACTTAATCAAAGACAGCGCTGATTTCTCTAAGTATTCCGCATATGTTTCCGATGGATATTTTCATGAGTCAGAAGTTATCTCCGCACCTGCTTTTGATTTAAGAATTGATGGAATTACCGAATTGACAAAATAATTTATTTATTTGGTAAATAGTACAGGGCTTAGCATACAGCCCTATTTAGCGGGACTGCTTTTTTTGCAGTTCCGCAAATTTATTGTGTAGGAGGTTTTTTTGTGGAACAGGTAAACGCCATTGAATTAAAAAATGTTACCAAACGGTTTGGCGAAGTAATTGCAAATGACAGTGTGAATCTCTCCGTTAAAAAGGGTGAAATATTGTCTATCTTAGGAGAAAACGGCAGCGGAAAAACCACGCTTATGAATATGCTTTCCGGGATTTATTTTCCCGATGAAGGCCAGATATTTATTAACGGAAAAGAAGTAACCATACGTTCTCCAAAAGATTCCTTTGCATTAGGAATCGGTATGA
It includes:
- a CDS encoding MerR family transcriptional regulator encodes the protein MEDLISISEVCKRYQITSRTLRFYEKEGLINSHRERETLPRKYAPEEVEKLRKILIMRSLNLSIKDIKELFLSDQDISVAIRSKIVVIRTELDNKERQLRNLERAVTLLTEKQDIFQEQDIPEMESRQLDIAVRATELLLDKQYDEFTELFPESSRKYLTAGFLDAFNEDMKLINGELYKIKECFQVDDSIHVYIQGTENTLLIKYIFHDAFISAFTFHTLMFDCRM
- a CDS encoding ABC transporter ATP-binding protein, which gives rise to MGSYKKQFYVKNRLNFILTILTCVFATALNIATAFILKLLMDVTTGDSLKDLEKIIICSILYIAVAVLVLLLKRHYYNNYMKHAMVRFKNYAFSKLLGKSINSFDRQVTGKYISIFTNDMASIETNYVEANLKITTQILSFLGGLAAMAYLNWLLMLCVLVISMLPILVSLVFGKSMEEKVRIASARNEGFVSMVKDILTGFSVVKSFRAEKEILGLYKEQNIEVETAKNNKRRTSDFINILSSSSSMVVEFTTFGLGAYLAIKHIITAGTVIAFIQLLNYVLGPVGTLGPLFTERKAAKSLIDKIENATDTIEGEGAADEKESFENSISFQNVTFSYEKEQKVLNSINLTIDKGESCVIVGASGSGKSTLVNLLLGYHNDYEGEICIDGKNLKCLANSSLYNLFSVIQQNVFIFDGTIKDNITMYKFFEPTAVAEVIEKSGLEKLIMEKGEDYKCGENGSFLSGGEKQRISIARSLLRKTPILIMDEATSALDLKTAWLVEEEISRLKDLTRIVISHRMDEGNLRLYDKIIALNNGQITEIGDFDQLMEKKGYFYSLFQVAKSA
- a CDS encoding N-acetylmuramoyl-L-alanine amidase family protein — encoded protein: MGEKALKNLAVFTFVLMLSVLMLSMVITDSLEGRGKASASEEAWTTNYEHNNKSKGYLSTANELKESLGEKYIVIENTGNTASDSLTEDYMNRKITLSIKGLKDESLTEKGIVRINQDMSYQGIPGLKEAADGEYLIPESLSANGEVSVYGAVPESLKTDPVNNLTITYKKVSDKEYEADICFTLDHVYAPVLQQEDGNIYIALKEPASVYDNIVVLDAGHGGKDPGAKTADNSSYEKSINLKILLELKELLDRENIKVYYTRTGDDTVFLNPRVNLANDVKADLFLSIHCNSSESSIPRGVEVLYKSEGQQGEFTSEKLARIALDQLKGITGYVNRGLVTGDEILIIHKSQVPVALIETGFVSNAEELGFLKSKEKEKEIAEAVVQVIKKALGEINKVKTTN
- a CDS encoding XTP/dITP diphosphatase: MNRIIFATGNEGKMKEIRMILADLDYQVLSMKEAGIDIDIVEDGTTFEENAIIKARTIMEMTGEIALADDSGLEVDAMDKAPGVYSARFMGENTSYDIKNKYILDQVKGLPLEKRSARFVCVIACAFPDGRIFTTKGIFEGFIGEDIAGENGFGYDPIFWLPEFGCTSAELSPEDKNVVSHRGKALNSMKEKLKELL
- a CDS encoding metallophosphoesterase; the encoded protein is MKILIVSDSHGRVTNLEKVIQKVSPIDLMLHLGDFESGEDYIEALADCPVEFIAGNNDFFADVPRDKTIVLGKYTIFMTHGHRYGVNFGTGRIKEAASQLGADIVLYGHTHKPVIDLSSGVWAVNPGSISQPRQENGKPSYIIMEIDDKGIAHFTLNYLS
- a CDS encoding ISL3 family transposase, whose protein sequence is MHSNCTRKLLGLEDILIKNVIQADSFVRIYIETKPSTQICPHCGKQTKRIHDYRSQTIKDLPFQLKHTYLVLRKRRYSCSCGKRFLEKYTFLAPYKRRTLRLSYKIIDLLRNLRSMKSVAVDTNVSVSTVSRLLDTINYSSPSVPECISIDEFKGNTDAGKFQCILVDAKKHRILDILPDRTQKHLSAYFRTWNRTQRYRVKFFICDMWEPYVDLAKAYFPNATIIIDKYHFIRYVTWAIENVRKRLQKKMPSNLRRYYKRSRKLILTRYNKLKEENKKACDLMLLYNDDLRTAHRLKEWFYEICQSEKYKYQREGFWEWVKTAEKSGIPEFEACAKTYRNWSQGILNAFKYKYTNGPTEGYNNKIKVLKRVSFGMKNFERFRTRIIHSSI
- a CDS encoding glycosyltransferase family 2 protein, with amino-acid sequence MGEPLVSIIVPLYNGEQTIERCLTSIRNQTYKNIEVLVVNDGSKDHSMKVLKKFRDSDPRFHILNKGNSGVSDSRNLGIKNARGKYLQFVDSDDWITKDATQTFVSTAETYNCDMVITDYHRVVNHKIYIKGHIPEEGLVSRRQFAEFMMKAPANFYYGVMWNKFFRTDIIKSHKLKCNRDLNWCEDFLFNLEYLQYVKDVYVIKTPVYYYVKTKGSLVATQVNLRQTIRTKGILFDYYKDLYKSMDIYDENKLRIQMFYIAVARDTGKRKKTPPSPETTEKTKKFSSKKSILHEDEAESLLAVTKAEKRRQEKKAEKKTSEIKAEKKLLEKKAEKKISEKRMEKKLSEESTEKELSEKKAEIKSSEKETGKKSSEKKAEKKTLEKKAEKKSSEKKTEKKLPEKKTEKKSLEKKAEKKFSEKKVEKKFSEKKSDKRQEKNILESPVL